The Panicum virgatum strain AP13 chromosome 5K, P.virgatum_v5, whole genome shotgun sequence genome has a window encoding:
- the LOC120708982 gene encoding uncharacterized protein LOC120708982, producing MAQFLGASSSKKRRAGEEGEEIDAAATAEDRISALPEDLRLRILALLPLKSAIRTGALSTRWRALWERRWPAPSSLDLLLRPGDDTEEPLLSLGRRGLRRLDRFSLTIERSRSPAEPRVRAPQCFIDYAAACGVEDLHVDVANHFMSLISTLNFPRGCSHLARLFVRHLAGVSFGFPLCLDAFPALEVVHLHLVRVDINMLLWACSRLKTLYLRHCNCKGVGAINLMPAGAHLRSVTVVECNGITHIDARRAHGLRSFRFSSARFPTYDIAATASLDDLCISLRGQNCNPLGHWIQALPDLASLTVLTICSIALRRVYALECFGSATCLTKLSYLPSLRELQLIMLEMDHTNLAYMYVFLRCCRCPQLERLFVQLPSNSHDILEVAEEDKPDEELYEDDASNEEEDVPDEELSDGYEAEEKILLEEPPEEYILKDMLYYTNVYEEDRPKENVAKDEQFEEDVPENEQSEEDVSEDEQSEEDVPLYGLNNLIFVKLMKFKGHYFEMRLVSFLLRRATVLQKLLLVPPPVGMGNYMEAFGEEPLDTSHFLETILNFEKASPDAQIVLGDSDPAAIQPVHSDVL from the exons ATGGCGCAGTTTCTCGGCGCGTCCAGCTCGAAGaagcggcgggcgggtgaggaaggggaggaaatcgatgcggcggcgacggctgagGACCGCATCTCGGCGCTGCCGGAGGATCTGCGGCTGCGCATCCTGGCCCTGCTCCCGCTCAAGTCGGCCATCCGCACGGGGGCGCTCTCCACGCGGTGGCGCGCGCTCTGGGAGCGCCGCTGGcccgcgccctcctccctcgatctcctcctccgccccggCGACGACACGGAGGAGCCACTCCTATCGCTCGGGCGCCGCGGCCTCCGGCGCCTCGACCGCTTCTCCCTCACCATAGAGCGGAGCAGGAGCCCCGCAGAACCCCGCGTCAGGGCTCCCCAGTGCTTCATCGACTacgccgccgcctgcggcgTCGAGGACCTCCACGTCGATGTCGCCAATCACTTCATGAGCTTGATCTCAACGCTCAACTTCCCGCGGGGTTGTTCGCACCTCGCGCGTCTCTTCGTCCGCCACTTGGCCGGGGTTTCCTTCGGCTTCCCCCTCTGCTTGGACGCCTTCCCCGCCCTCGAGGtcgtccacctccacctcgtcaGGGTTGACATTAACATGCTTCTCTGGGCGTGCTCTCGTCTTAAGACCCTTTACCTCCGCCACTGCAACTGCAAGGGGGTCGGGGCAATCAACCTCATGCCCGCCGGGGCGCACCTGAGGAGCGTCACCGTCGTGGAGTGCAATGGAATCACCCACATTGACGCCAGGAGGGCCCATGGCCTCCGCTCCTTCCGCTTCAGCAGTGCCCGGTTCCCCACCTACGACATTGCAGCCACAGCCTCGCTTGACGATCTTTGCATCAGTCTAAGGGGCCAAAACTGCAATCCTCTCGGACACTGGATTCAGGCGCTTCCCGACCTCGCTAGCCTCACGGTGCTCACCATCTGCAGCATTGCACTCCGG AGAGTTTATGCGTTGGAATGTTTTGGATCAGCTACTTGTTTGACCAAGTTGAGTTATCTTCCAAGCTTAAGAGAGTTGCAGCTCATAATGCTAGAAATGGACCACACCAATTTAGCATATATGTATGTTTTCCTCCGGTGCTGCCGGTGTCCCCAGCTGGAGAGGCTCTTTGTGCAG CTCCCATCAAACAGCCATGATATCTTGGAGGTGGCAGAGGAAGATAAGCCAGACGAAGAGCTATATGAGGATGATGCTTCAAATGAAGAGGAAGATGTGCCGGATGAAGAGCTATCTGATGGATACGAGGCTGAGGAAAAGATATTATTAGAAGAACCTCCAGAAGAATATATTCTTAAGGACATGCTATACTATACAAATGTCTATGAGGAAGATCGTCCTAAAGAAAATGTGGCAAAGGATGAGCAATTTGAGGAAGATGTGCCAGAGAATGAGCAATCTGAGGAAGATGTTTCAGAAGATGAGCAATCTGAGGAAGATGTGCCATTGTATGGCTTAAATAACCTTATATTTGTAAAGTTGATGAAGTTCAAAGGCCATTACTTTGAGATGCGACTAGTAAGCTTTCTGTTGAGGAGGGCCACTGTTCTCCAGAAACTGCTATTGGTACCTCCTCCTGTGGGTATGGGGAATTACATGGAAGCATTTGGAGAAGAACCATTGGACACATCCCATTTTCTAGAGACAATATTGAACTTTGAAAAAGCGTCACCAGATGCTCAGATAGTTCTAGGTGACTCTGATCCTGCTGCAATTCAGCCAGTGCATTCTGATGTGCTTTAG
- the LOC120710294 gene encoding putative FBD-associated F-box protein At5g53640 → MAIDYDGGGGGGGGGGGGAKMQRVDERGVRREAVGADCGCGSTDRISALPDELRQRILTRLAFKDAIRTGVLARGWRDLWKSRWPHRASVKVRLSSRDAPRRELDALARKPRPRRRLDRFSLVVSNCKLKTSELRGFTDYAAECRVEDLHVEVRNGTRVEGKLNFPLSSPLLARLSLRRIGVISSLYYKGAQPFHALEVIRLHSVSITEVGFKNMMALCPSLLTLNLRACDCDCFFYRPRKRRSLVMPPNLRTVTVAYCRGCASLNLVPVPSLRSFCYSVNFVVAPFFLPSDAALGDLYIQFADSVAELHNTKKLSNSLPKDLSGLNVLTICCNALEVASRLLSTDDGANGLLPNINLHNLRELQLIMLRMEASNLADLYVFFKTFQCPNLERLFVQLPASSYKPMEGGSIDEVREEPPEDDLDNLLMVKVMNFNWRRSEVQLVSFLLRKASSLRKLLIVSPNVTPPDLPCVEADLLLLKAALANGKIILSESDDITTQPYHSAF, encoded by the exons ATGGCGATCGactacgacggcggcggcggcggcggcggaggaggaggaggaggagcaaagATGCAGAGGGTGGATGAGCGTGGGGTCCGACGTGAAGCGGTGGGTGCGGATTGCGGATGCGGTTCGACGGACCGCATCTCGGCGCTGCCGGACGAGCTGCGGCAGCGCATCCTGACGCGGCTCGCCTTCAAGGACGCCATCCGAACGGGGGTGCTAGCCCGCGGGTGGCGCGACCTCTGGAAGAGCCGGTGGCCGCACCGCGCCTCCGTCAAGGTCCGCCTCAGCTCTCGCGACGCCCCGCGGAGGGAGCTCGACGCGCTGGCGCGcaagccgcgcccgcgccgccgcctcgaccgcTTCTCCCTCGTCGTCAGCAACTGCAAGCTCAAGACCTCGGAGCTCCGGGGCTTCACCGATTACGCCGCCGAGTGCCGCGTCGAGGACCTCCACGTCGAGGTGCGGAATGGCACGCGCGTCGAGGGCAAGCTCAACTTCCCGCTGTCCAGCCCGCTCCTCGCGCGCCTCTCGCTCCGCCGTATCGGCGTCATCTCCAGCTTGTACTACAAGGGCGCACAGCCGTTTCACGCTCTCGAGGTCATCCGTCTCCACTCGGTCTCCATTACCGAGGTTGGTTTCAAGAACATGATGGCGCTGTGCCCCAGCCTCCTCACTCTCAACCTGCGTGCCTGCGACTGTGACTGTTTTTTCTACCGGCCGAGGAAGAGACGCAGCTTGGTCATGCCGCCTAACCTGAGGACCGTCACCGTCGCGTACTGTCGGGGGTGCGCCAGTTTGAACTTGGTGCCTGTGCCTAGCCTGCGCTCCTTCTGCTACAGTGTCAACTTCGTCGTCGCACCCTTCTTCCTTCCTAGCGACGCCGCTCTAGGTGATCTTTACATTCAGTTTGCTGACTCGGTAGCAGAATTGCACAACACCAAAAAGTTGAGTAATTCTCTCCCAAAGGATTTATCTGGTCTCAATGTTCTCACCATCTGTTGCAATGCCCTCGAG GTGGCGTCTCGCTTACTATCGACGGATGATGGAGCAAATGGCCTGCTGCCCAATATCAACTTACACAATTTGAGAGAACTACAACTAATCATGTTACGAATGGAAGCTTCCAACCTAGCTGACCTTTATGTGTTCTTCAAGACCTTCCAATGTCCTAATTTGGAGAGGCTCTTTGTGCAG CTCCCAGCATCTAGTTATAAGCCCATGGAAGGAGGTTCTATTGATGAGGTGAGGGAAGAGCCACCGGAGGATGACTTAGATAACCTTTTGATGGTAAAGGTCATGAACTTCAACTGGCGCCGCAGTGAGGTGCAGCTCGTGAGTTTTTTGTTGAGGAAAGCTAGCTCCTTGCGTAAACTGTTAATAGTTTCTCCCAATGTCACTCCACCAGATTTACCCTGTGTAGAAGCAGACCTTTTGCTTCTCAAAGCAGCTTTGGCCAATGGCAAGATAATCCTGAGTGAGTCTGACGACATTACAACTCAACCATATCATTCTGCCTTCTGA
- the LOC120708984 gene encoding BAG family molecular chaperone regulator 2-like, producing MVKIPSPRRLFRSRSRSTAGSSAGADTCAMVAEHEKIEWEVRPGGMLVQKRRTPEEDAAAVEYILVRVATGWQWHDVSIDATATFGDLKVMLSLVTGLWPREQRLLYRGKERDDCDHLHMVGVQDKDKVLLLEDPAVKERKLRSTTLAQLMGVPCHSFVQV from the exons aTGGTGAAGATTCCGAGCCCCAGGAGGCTGTTcaggagccggtccaggagcacggccggcagcAGCGCCGGCGCGGACACctgcgccatggtcgccgagcaCGAGAAGATCGAGTGGGAGGTGCGGCCCGGCGGGATGCTGGTGCAGAAGCGCCGGACGCCcgaggaggacgcggcggccgtCGAGTACATCCTGGTCAGGGTCGCCACTGGCTGGCAGTGGCACGACGTCTCCATCGACGCCACCGCGACCTTCG GCGACCTGAAGGTGATGCTGTCGCTGGTGACCGGCCTCTGGCCCAGGGAGCAGAGGCTGCTGTACAGGGGCAAGGAGAGGGACGACTGCGACCACCTGCACATGGTGGGCGTCCAGGACAAGGACAAGGTGCTGCTCCTGGAAGACCCGGCCGTGAAGGAGAGGAAGCTCAGGTCAACCACCCTGGCGCAGCTCATGGGGGTGCCATGCCACTCCTTCGTCCAAGTGTAG